From one Lycium barbarum isolate Lr01 chromosome 6, ASM1917538v2, whole genome shotgun sequence genomic stretch:
- the LOC132600261 gene encoding putative pectinesterase 11 has product MDAALLIIHFHVILIFLICCCNTSSLTMAANNSSSGGPTNFSTAILIRVDQSGHGDFKKIQDAVDAVPSNNSELFFIWVKPGTYREKVVVPADKPFITLSGTEASNTIITSSDGGDIVVSPTLTVLASDFVARYLTIQNSFGTSGKAVALKVKGDRVAFYGCRILSYQDTLLDDAGRHYYSNCYIEGAVDFIFGNAASLYERCHIHSVAAGAITAQDRESPLENTGFTFLGCKITGTGGNTTLGRPWGSYSRVIFAYTFMSSIIQPEGWNDWGDSTKQSTAYYGEYKCYGPGANRSNRVGWSRSLSNEEAAPFLTKHMIGGRSWLRPAPTHFKKSSSTNIVAPTGEN; this is encoded by the exons ATGGATGCTGCTTTATTGATAATCCATTTTCATGTTATATTAATTTTCCTCATTTGTTGTTGTAATACTTCAAGTTTAACCATGGCTGCCAATAACTCTAGTTCAGGAGGACCTACGAATTTTTCCACGGCAATTCTAATTAGAGTGGACCAATCAGGTCATGGagatttcaagaaaattcaagatgCTGTTGATGCTGTTCCTTCGAATAATTCTGAATTATTCTTCATTTGGGTTAAGCCTGGGACTTACAG GGAGAAGGTTGTAGTGCCAGCTGATAAGCCATTTATAACGTTGAGTGGAACTGAGGCTTCTAACACCATAATTACATCGAGTGACGGTGGAGATATTGTTGTTTCTCCTACACTAACTGTGTTAGCCTCCGATTTTGTTGCAAGATATCTAACAATTCAG AATTCATTCGGAACGAGTGGCAAAGCTGTGGCACTAAAGGTTAAAGGAGACAGAGTTGCATTCTATGGTTGTAGAATTCTATCGTACCAAGACACTTTGTTAGACGATGCTGGCAGGCATTATTACAGTAATTGTTACATTGAAGGTGCCGTGGATTTTATTTTCGGAAACGCAGCTTCTCTCTATGAA AGGTGCCACATTCATTCAGTTGCAGCAGGAGCAATCACTGCTCAAGACAGAGAGTCCCCATTAGAAAATACAGGATTTACTTTTTTGGGTTGCAAGATAACCGGGACAGGAGGGAACACTACACTAGGAAGGCCATGGGGTTCGTACTCTAGGGTGATTTTTGCCTATACATTTATGTCCAGTATCATACAGCCAGAGGGATGGAATGATTGGGGAGATTCTACCAAGCAAAG CACTGCATATTATGGTGAATACAAGTGTTATGGACCAGGGGCTAATAGATCGAATAGAGTGGGTTGGTCACGTAGCCTATCGAATGAGGAAGCCGCACCATTTCTGACCAAGCATATGATCGGTGGGCGAAGTTGGTTAAGGCCCGCACCAacccatttcaagaaatcaaGCTCAACCAATATTGTCGCTCCTACTGGGGAAAATTAA
- the LOC132600263 gene encoding syntaxin-112-like, giving the protein MNDLMTKSFLSYVDLKKQAMMDLEAGPDIEMGQLDPADEKTLSKFFEEVAAIKSDMEDINNLLVNLQDLNQKTKSAPSAKILQGLRDQINSDIITLLRKAKIIKTRLEVLDKSNLDNRRAYKEGSPVDRTRISVTNGLRVKLRDMMNDFQCLRENIVAEHKQGLRKQYFSTNGKEPSEEVIEKMMQERVFEGKVENQERHEAVKEIRKSLIELHQVFLDMAVMVETQGEQMNNIEQNVVNAGGYVNDGMKELDRANRMKKRRTWACWIGALILVFLLLCLIAILF; this is encoded by the coding sequence ATGAATGACCTGATGACCAAGTCATTCTTAAGTTATGTGGACTTGAAGAAACAGGCTATGATGGATCTTGAAGCAGGACCCGATATTGAAATGGGTCAACTCGACCCGGCTGACGAAAAAACCCTCTCAAAATTCTTTGAAGAAGTTGCTGCTATTAAGTCTGATATGGAAGATATCAACAATCTTCTTGTCAATCTTCAAGACCTTAATCAGAAAACCAAGTCAGCCCCAAGTGCCAAAATTCTCCAAGGCCTTAGAGATCAGATTAATTCCGATATTATCACCCTTCTTAGGAAGGCGAAAATCATCAAAACGAGACTTGAAGTTCTTGATAAGTCCAATCTTGATAACCGTCGCGCGTATAAAGAGGGAAGTCCGGTTGACAGGACTAGGATTTCTGTTACTAATGGGTTGAGAGTTAAGCTGAGGGATATGATGAATGATTTTCAATGCCTAAGGGAAAACATCGTTGCGGAACACAAACAAGGCCTGAGGAAACAGTATTTTAGTACTAATGGGAAGGAACCGAGTGAGGAAGTGATCGAAAAGATGATGCAGGAAAGGGTTTTTGAGGGTAAAGTGGAGAATCAGGAAAGGCATGAAGCTGTAAAGGAGATACGAAAAAGTTTGATTGAGCTGCACCAAGTGTTTCTTGATATGGCTGTTATGGTTGAGACACAAGGCGAGCAGATGAATAATATTGAGCAAAATGTGGTTAATGCTGGTGGTTATGTGAATGACGGGATGAAGGAGTTAGATCGTGCTAATCGAATGAAGAAGAGGAGGACTTGGGCTTGTTGGATTGGTGCATTGATTCTGGTTTTCTTGTTGCTATGCCTTATTGCAATTCTATTTTGA
- the LOC132599183 gene encoding uncharacterized protein LOC132599183: MTPDFSLRKNSGPHNIILNGRWFIVFASILILSVSGGTYLFGLYSQHVKSSLGYDQTTLNLLSFFKDVGANVGIIAGLINEVCPPWVVLLIGSVMNFSGYIYLWLAVNGDELVKPQVWQMCVCLMVGANSQTFTNTGALVTCVKNFPESRGIVIGLLKGFVGLSGAIITQLFHAIYGNNGKSLVLLIAWLPPFVCCSLLKHVRVMKGISRQENEVKIFYQLLYISLGLAGFLLMITILQNRVAFSLVEYRVSSCIMLLLLFAPIAIVVREELKLGKGRKQVLDDSFPLKGLEQGKVPSRNQGKGVLWYKNIFKPPERGEDYTILQALLSIDMLILFITTIFGAGGTLTAIDNIGQIGKALGYPNTSIATFTSLVSIWGYLGRVVSGFVSEIFLTKYKVPRPLMLTFVLLLSCIGHILIAMGIPSVLDVALAILGFCFGAMAPLIFSIISELFGLKHYATLLNFGGAASPIGAYVFNVRLVGHFYDKEALKQMEALGLYRKLGDHLTCIGIECYRSSFLIIAAASFVGCIVSYILVLRTRKFYKGDIYKKFREQA; the protein is encoded by the coding sequence ATGACACCAGATTTCAGTTTGAGGAAAAACTCAGGCCCCCACAACATCATCCTCAATGGCAGATGGTTCATTGTTTTTGCTTCAATCTTGATTTTGTCAGTTTCAGGTGGCACTTATTTATTTGGTCTTTATTCACAACATGTCAAATCTTCATTGGGTTATGACCAAACAACCTTAAATTTGTTATCTTTCTTTAAGGATGTTGGTGCTAATGTTGGAATTATTGCTGGTCTAATTAATGAAGTTTGTCCGCCATGGGTTGTTCTTTTAATTGGATCAGTGATGAATTTTTCTGGATACATTTACTTGTGGTTAGCAGTCAACGGTGATGAATTAGTCAAACCCCAGGTTTGGCAAATGTGTGTGTGTTTAATGGTTGGTGCAAATTCACAAACTTTTACTAATACTGGTGCTTTAGTTACTTGTGTTAAGAATTTCCCTGAAAGTAGAGGAATTGTGATTGGATTGTTAAAGGGTTTTGTTGGTTTAAGTGGTGCAATTATAACACAATTGTTTCATGCAATTTATGGGAATAATGGGAAATCTTTGGTTTTGCTAATTGCTTGGCTTCCACCATTTGTTTGTTGTAGTTTGCTTAAACATGTTAGGGTTATGAAAGGGATTAGTCGTCAAGAAAATGAGGTCAAGATTTTTTATCAGCTTCTTTATATATCACTTGGTCTTGCTGGATTTCTATTAATGATCACTATTTTGCAAAATAGGGTAGCTTTTAGTTTGGTTGAATATAGAGTGAGTTCTTGTATTATGTTGCTTTTGTTGTTTGCGCCCATAGCTATTGTAGTTAGAGAAGAATTGAAACTTGGGAAAGGAAGGAAACAAGTTTTAGATGATTCTTTCCCATTGAAAGGATTAGAACAAGGGAAGGTACCTTCAAGAAATCAGGGAAAAGGAGTTTTATGGTACAAGAATATTTTTAAGCCACCGGAGAGAGGCGAAGACTATACAATTTTGCAAGCACTTTTGAGTATTGACATGTTGATTTTGTTTATTACAACTATCTTTGGAGCTGGTGGAACATTGACTGCTATCGATAACATAGGTCAAATTGGTAAGGCATTAGGATATCCTAACACGAGTATTGCAACATTTACTTCACTAGTGAGTATATGGGGTTATCTTGGAAGAGTAGTTTCGGGGTTTGTCTCCGAGATTTTCTTGACAAAGTATAAAGTCCCTCGCCCGTTGATGCTTACTTTTGTGCTCCTATTATCTTGCATTGGTCATATTCTTATAGCTATGGGAATCCCAAGTGTTCTTGATGTTGCATTGGCTATACTTGGATTTTGCTTTGGAGCTATGGCACCTTTGATATTTTCCATAATATCAGAACTTTTTGGACTAAAACACTATGCTACGCTGCTCAATTTTGGCGGAGCAGCTAGTCCAATTGGAGCTTATGTATTCAATGTTAGATTGGTTGGTCATTTTTATGATAAGGAAGCTTTGAAGCAAATGGAAGCCTTGGGACTATATAGGAAGCTGGGGGATCATCTGACATGCATTGGTATCGAGTGTTACAGGTCTTCTTTTCTGATAATTGCTGCAGCAAGTTTTGTAGGGTGCATTGTATCATACATTTTGGTGCTTAGAACAAGAAAGTTCTATAAAGGCGATATTTACAAGAAGTTCAGAGAGCAAGCTTAG
- the LOC132599184 gene encoding protein RER1B-like: MEGVGGDGASAAAALNQRRLELSKLFQYYLDKTTPHATYRWIGTFVLALLYALRVYYVQGFYVVTYGLGIYVLNLLIGFLSPLVDPELEPSDGPMLPTKGSDEFKPFIRRLPEFKFWYAITKAFCVAFVMTFFSLFDVPVFWPILLCYWIVLFVLTMRRQITHMIKYKYVPFNLGKQKYSGKRPSTSGSSPRAD; this comes from the exons ATGGAGGGTGTTGGAGGTGATGGTGCCTCAGCGGCTGCAGCTTTGAACCAGCGGAGGCTTGAACTTTCAAAACTTTTCCAATACTATTTAGATAAAACTACTCCACATGCTACATATAGGTGGATTGGAACTTTTGTCTTAGCGTTGCTTTATGCTCTGCGGGTTTATTATGTTCAGGGATTCTATGTTGTTACCTATGGTTTGGGCATCTATGTACTCAATTTGCTGATCGGTTTTCTGTCACCTCTTGTTGACCCTGAGCTTGAACCGTCAGATGGTCCTATGTTGCCAACTAAAGGTTCAGATGAATTCAAGCCTTTCATACGTCGCCTCCCGGAGTTCAAGTTCTG gtATGCCATAACAAAGGCTTTCTGTGTGGCATTTGTCATGACTTTCTTCTCCCTTTTTGATGTTCCTGTATTCTGGCCTATATTGTTGTGCTACTGGATTGTTCTTTTCGTCCTTACCATGAGACGACAAATTACGCACATGATTAAATACAAATACGTCCCTTTCAACCTTGGAAAGCAG AAATATTCCGGGAAAAGGCCATCAACAAGTGGCAGCAGCCCAAGGGCCGACTGA